The following nucleotide sequence is from Pedobacter sp. PACM 27299.
CATATAGCTTTTATGCTCTTGCCTCAAATTTTTGTAAGAGCTACGATTCAAGAACAGCTTCAAGTGATTTGGGCTTACCTTTAAAAATCTCTCCTGATATTGATGTAATTATGCAACGTTCAACCATTAAAGAAACTTATGAGCAAATTCTTCAAGATTTAAGTATAGCGAGTGAATTACTAGAAGGGAAGCGGTTGCCAACTGAGAAGAAGAATCGACCTTCTCTTACTGCAGTGTATGCTTTTCAAGCTAGGATGTACTTAAACATGAGAGAATACGGAAAAGCTGAACTCGCGGCAGATAATTGCTTGAATCTTTATCCGAATTTAATTGATTATAACAGTGTTAAATTGCCTAGCGCAACACCATTTCTAAATACAAATGATGAAGTGATATATGCTGGATCAACGGTCGGTTCTGTTGTAGGAATAATTACAACCGTTAGAAATGTATATAGCATAATTGATAAATCATTGTTAGATCTATATGAGCCAGACGACTTAAGATTTAAAACTTATTTTTTAAGTGTGAGCGGCGGATATGTTATGAATAGAAGTTATAATGGGGCAGGAACTTATTCATTTTCCGGACTAGCTACTGATGAGATTTATCTAATTAAGGCAGAATGTGCTGCTAGAAGAGGTAATTTTAATGAAAGCATGACAATTCTCAATAAACTTTTAACAAATAGATTCCCTCCTTCAAAATTTATACCTAAACAGGCAACTAATGCAAAACAAGCGCTTGATATTGTGCTCTCTGAGCGTAGAAAAGAATTAGTTTGGAGAGGTTCAAGATGGGAAGATTTAAAAAGATTAAATAAAGAAGGGGCAAATATTACGCTTACTAGATTGGTAAATGGAGTTACTTATTCTCTTTTGCCAAACGATCCAAAGTACGTATTTCCAATACCTTCTGGAGAAATAGGATTAAGTGGGATAGCTCAAAACTTGCGATAAGTAATTTGTAAAGACATGGAAAAAAGCATGATTATTATTTGTTTACTTTTTCTTTCTTATCAGTTAGGATTTTCAAGAAGTAACAAAAAGTATAATGAAACAATTATAAATGTAAAAATAATTGACAAGAATCTGGATAAAACGAAAGTCCCAGTGATAATCCTCCAAACCTCTGAATGTGCATTTGGAGGTGTAGAGTTCATTAAAAGTATGAATTCAAACTATGAACAGGTAGCGGTAAAGGAAGGAAATGTGTTTAGTATATCTTCCTCTTCTGATGTTTTTTATATGCGTATTTACTATGCAGGTCAGAAGGTTCCAGGAGGATCATATTATTGGATAGACAATATTTATATTATAAAATCGGGAAGCGATTTATCTATTTATCTTGATAATGCAAATGTTAGGTTTTCAGGTGAAGCTTCAGTAATTCCTAATATACAAAGTCAAATCATAAAATATAGCTATAAGACTTCTGAATCGCAGAGAAAACTGTTAAATGATAAGGAATACTTACCCTATTTTCAAGAATTAGATAAAAGTCTAGATTCGGCACTTCAATTACAGCTAGGAGTGATTGAAAGTAATAAGACTATTTTAGGTGATTATTACGTAAAGCTTTTAACAGCTAATTGTTATGGTTATCGATATTACTCACAATTGAGAGCGTATAACTTTGAATTGATGCAAAATGAACTTTATTTTAAAACGTTTAAAAAGTATTATAATGAAAAAATAAAGGTTAGAATAATACCTGAGTTTACTAATGACCTATTGGACGCCTCTCCAATGTTTACAAATTTTCTTATTGAAGAGTTTCTTATTGTCGATAGAATAGGGCATGAAGAATACGGTCCGATGCTTCCTGATTCCTGTATTAGAAATATACTCAAAAAAATCAACACTAACCACAGTGGAATTTTAAGAGATAAATTATTAACGCTTTTTGCACTTCATACAAACAGAAATGAGAACGCTCTACCATTTTTTGATGAAATTTTATTTAATGTGAAGAATAAAAAATATAATAATTTATTGATAAATAAAATAGATGTAAAAAGAAATAATATTC
It contains:
- a CDS encoding RagB/SusD family nutrient uptake outer membrane protein, whose amino-acid sequence is MKNILRSAVSIWFIFTLSVVSCKKDFLNKKPSTGIVQPVTLDDMVGIMDNGLFFFCSPSLSIASSDEYQYKDYNTYKALPDEVGRNTYIWALDLYGSQSDMRDWSAPYEAIFYANSAIVGLEKIPLNQSNAELYKFTKGWAHFNRAYSFYALASNFCKSYDSRTASSDLGLPLKISPDIDVIMQRSTIKETYEQILQDLSIASELLEGKRLPTEKKNRPSLTAVYAFQARMYLNMREYGKAELAADNCLNLYPNLIDYNSVKLPSATPFLNTNDEVIYAGSTVGSVVGIITTVRNVYSIIDKSLLDLYEPDDLRFKTYFLSVSGGYVMNRSYNGAGTYSFSGLATDEIYLIKAECAARRGNFNESMTILNKLLTNRFPPSKFIPKQATNAKQALDIVLSERRKELVWRGSRWEDLKRLNKEGANITLTRLVNGVTYSLLPNDPKYVFPIPSGEIGLSGIAQNLR
- a CDS encoding TlpA family protein disulfide reductase, whose product is MEKSMIIICLLFLSYQLGFSRSNKKYNETIINVKIIDKNLDKTKVPVIILQTSECAFGGVEFIKSMNSNYEQVAVKEGNVFSISSSSDVFYMRIYYAGQKVPGGSYYWIDNIYIIKSGSDLSIYLDNANVRFSGEASVIPNIQSQIIKYSYKTSESQRKLLNDKEYLPYFQELDKSLDSALQLQLGVIESNKTILGDYYVKLLTANCYGYRYYSQLRAYNFELMQNELYFKTFKKYYNEKIKVRIIPEFTNDLLDASPMFTNFLIEEFLIVDRIGHEEYGPMLPDSCIRNILKKINTNHSGILRDKLLTLFALHTNRNENALPFFDEILFNVKNKKYNNLLINKIDVKRNNIPFKDFNLENETGEIYTLSSFNKKVIVLDFWFTGCENCAVLNEAMKPIVKYFSSNPQIQFVSVSIDKSKKQWLKSVHLGNYTHSEGINLYTNGEGSNHDLINYYNITNYPTVFVIKDGAMYSSLPPRPSPNTKPGQELSENALRLIELLEKAMKF